One genomic window of Carassius auratus strain Wakin chromosome 14, ASM336829v1, whole genome shotgun sequence includes the following:
- the LOC113114134 gene encoding cytochrome b-c1 complex subunit 8-like, translated as MGRHFGDLAKIRHVITYTISPFEQRAFPNYFSKGIPNVWRRFKTSVFKVAPPMVLMYLTYTWGNRVHEQTKRKNPADYENDK; from the exons ATGGGTCGTCACTTCGGAGATTTGGCCAAGATAAGGCATGTGATCACCTACACTATCTCTCCCTTTGAGCAGAGGGCTTTCCCAAACTACTTTTCTAAGGGAATCCCAAATGTTTGGAGACGATTCAAAACATCTGTATTCAAGGTTGCACCAC CTATGGTTCTGATGTACCTGACCTACACATGGGGCAATCGTGTTCACGAACAGACCAAAAGAAAGAACCCTGCCGACTATGAGAATGACAAGTGA
- the LOC113114128 gene encoding glutathione reductase encodes MEILSPLARLRASFVTLGSSLSSSRRLFGRSMASATVTRFDFLVIGGGSGGLAGARRAAELGATAAVIESHKLGGTCVNVGCVPKKVMWNTSTHAEYLHDHEDYGFEGAKAHFNWQLIKRKRDAYVSRLNQIYRNNLDKAKIESIHGYARFTDDPEPTVEVNGKKYTAPHILIATGGHPSTVSENDVPGASLGITSDGFFELESCPKRSVIVGAGYIAVEMAGILSTLGSKTSIIIRQGGVLRNFDALISSNCTKELQNHGIDLRKNSQVRSVKKTDQGLSVTLVTKDPDEKDAQEKYDTIHEVDCLLWAIGREPNTAGLNLRSIGVKLDEREQIVVDEFQNTTRAGVYAVGDVCGRALLTPVAIAAGRKLAHRLFEGKADSKISYDNIPTVVFSHPPIGTVGLTEDEAIKTWGKDNVKVYTTSFTPMYYAITTRKSQCIMKLVCAGKNEKVVGLHMQGFGCDEMLQGFAVAVNMGATKEDFDRTIAIHPTSSEELVTLR; translated from the exons ATGGAGATATTAAGCCCTCTGGCTCGACTGCGAGCGTCTTTTGTTACTCTTGGAAGTTCGCTGTCATCTTCTCGTAGACTCTTCGGTCGCAGCATGGCCTCTGCAACAGTTACGCGCTTTGATTTTCTGGTGATTGGCGGAGGATCCGGAGGGCTGGCCGGTGCGCGCCGGGCGGCTGAACTCGGTGCCACTGCTGCCGTCATCGAAAGTCACAAACTCGGAGGTACCTGC GTGAATGTTGGTTGTGTTCCAAAAAAG GTAATGTGGAACACATCCACCCATGCAGAGTATCTCCATGATCATGAAGACTATGGGTTTGAGGGGGCAAAAGCACATTTCAACTGGCA GCTCATTAAACGCAAAAGGGATGCTTACGTTAGTCGCCTGAATCAGATTTACCGGAACAACCTTGACAAG GCCAAAATTGAGTCCATTCATGGCTATGCAAGGTTCACAGATGATCCTGAACCTACTGTTGAAGTCAATGGAAAAAAATACACGGCTCCTCATATCTTAATCGCCACTGGTGGCCACCCGTCCACTGTCAGTGAGAATGATGTTCCAG GAGCCAGTTTAGGCATTACCAGTGATGGATTCTTTGAACTTGAGTCTTGCCCTAA ACGTAGTGTGATAGTTGGGGCAGGATATATTGCTGTGGAGATGGCTGGTATCCTTTCCACTCTGGGGTCTAAAACATCCATCATCATACGGCAAGGAGGG GTACTGAGGAACTTCGATGCCTTGATAAGCTCAAATTgcacaaaagaattgcaaaatcaTGGTATTGATTTACGGAAAAATTCTCAG GTGAGGTCAGTGAAGAAAACTGACCAAGGCCTTTCTGTTACGCTGGTGACAAAAGATCCTGACGAAAAAGATGCACAGGAGAAGTACGATACCATCCATGAGGTGGACTGTCTGCTCTGGGCTATTGGCAGGGAACCCAACACCGCTGGCCTCAATCTCAGATCAATA GGTGTGAAGCTTGATGAAAGGGAACAAATCGTGGTGGATGAGTTCCAGAACACCACTCGTGCAGGTGTCTATGCAGTTGGGGATGTTTGTGGGAGAGCTCTTCTTACACCTG TTGCTATTGCTGCTGGCAGAAAGCTTGCTCACCGGCTGTTTGAGGGCAAAGCAGACTCCAAAATCAGTTATGATAATATCCCTACTGTTGTGTTCAGCCACCCACCTATTGGCACAGTGGGACTAACTGAAG ATGAAGCAATCAAGACCTGGGGAAAGGACAATGTGAAGGTTTATACCACTTCTTTCACCCCCATGTATTATGCCATCACCACTCGAAAGAGTCAGTGCATCATGAAGTTGGTGTGTGCTGGCAAAAATGAGAAG gtGGTTGGTCTCCACATGCAGGGTTTTGGCTGTGATGAGATGCTTCAGGGTTTTGCTGTGGCCGTTAACATGGGAGCTACTAAAGAAGACTTTGACAGAACCATTGCCATCCACCCAACGTCCTCAGAGGAGCTAGTAACTCTGCGCTAA